Part of the Streptomyces sp. NBC_01353 genome, TGCTCCCGGACACGCTCGTGGTCCCGGTCGGCAACGGCACCCTGCTCCTGGGCGCGGCGCTGGCCGTCGAGGAGCTGTACGGTCACGGGCTCGTCGACACCCGCCCGACCCTGGTCGCCGTACAGGCCGAGGCGGTGTCCCCGCTGGCCGCGGCGTTCCACGCGGGGGCGGACGAGCTGACGGAGCCGGCGCCCGTGCGCCCCACCCTTGCCGAGGGCATCGCGATCCCGAACCCGCCCCGGGCCCGCCAGATCCTGCGGGCGGTCCGCGAGACGGGCGGGACGTTCCTCACCGTGTCGGAAGATCAGATCCACGCGGCCCAGCTGGACCTGGCGCGCCGGGGCCTCTTCGTGGAGTCGACGGGTGTGGCCTGCTGGGCGGCCGTACGCGCGACGGCCCCGCGCCCGGGCCTGACCGTCGTACCGCTGTGCGGGGCGGGCGCGAAGACGGGGCTCAGTCCGTCCGGTACGCATCGTGCGTGAGGAAGAAACCGGCCCGCTCGTCACCCATGGCGCGACGGTGAGAAAATAGAGGAACCGGACAGAGCAGATCACCAGGATCCGAACCGCGGAGGTGGATCATGGGAGAGGCGCGGGCGGTCATGGACCGGCTGACCGAGGCACTGACCACGAAGAATCCGGACCTCAAGGTCGTCGCGGACCTGTACGCGGAGGATGTGGTGGCGTACTTCCCGGACGTGGGAGAGGTGCGGGGACGCGAGGCCGTCATCGAGCAGTGGCGCACGATGACCGACTCGATACCGGAGGCCACGTACACCACGCTGAACAAGTACGAGATCGGCGACACCGCCATCGACGAGGGCACCTTCAGCGGCCGGAACACGGGCCCGATCCTGCTCCCCACCGGGGAGACGCTGCCGCCGACGGGCAAGGACGTGACGATGCGCGGCATCGACCTGGCGACGGTCAAGGACGGCCGGATCCAGAGCTACCGGCTCTACTTCGACCAGATGCAGTTCCTGGACCAGCTGGGCCTGCTCCCGGAGGCCTGAACGATCTGAGATGACACAGTGACCCGGCGACCCATGCGGCCGGCACGCGGCCCATGCACGATCGAGGCATGCATGCCGCCTACATAGAGCAGTTCGGGCCACCTGATGTGATCCGGTACGGCGAACTGCCCGCTCCGCGCCCGGGGCCGACCGACGTGCTCGTGGACGTCGCGGTCACCGCTGTCAACCATGTGGACACGTTCGTACGTTCCGGGGCCTGGCGCACACCGGTGCCGCTGCCGTTCGTGGTGGGCCGCGACCTCGTCGGCACGGTGACGGCGACCGGCCCCGAGGCGACCGGCTTCTCCGTCGGTGACCGGGTGTGGTGCAACAGCCTGGGGTACGAGGGCCGGCAGGGGGCCGCCGCCGAGCAGGCCGTGGTCGCCGCGGAACGGCTGTACCGGCTGCCGGACGGTGTCGAGCCTTCCGACGCGGTGGCCGTGGCTCACCCCGCGGCGACGGCGTACCTCGCGCTGTTCACCCATGGGCGGCTGCGCACGGGCGAGACCGTCGTGGTCGTCGGCGCGGCCG contains:
- a CDS encoding nuclear transport factor 2 family protein; this encodes MGEARAVMDRLTEALTTKNPDLKVVADLYAEDVVAYFPDVGEVRGREAVIEQWRTMTDSIPEATYTTLNKYEIGDTAIDEGTFSGRNTGPILLPTGETLPPTGKDVTMRGIDLATVKDGRIQSYRLYFDQMQFLDQLGLLPEA